In Methanomicrobium antiquum, one DNA window encodes the following:
- a CDS encoding redox-regulated ATPase YchF yields the protein MINLAIAGKPNCGKSTFFAAATMAPAEIANYPFTTIDANNAVAYVRINCACKELGIKNCPACKDGVRFIQIGLIDVAGLVPDAHKGRGLGNKFLDNLREADAIIHIIDASGSTDEEGNPVDMGSHDPTTDIGFVESEMKMWVYGLIEKNWSKIQRSAQQKTYSIEDAIAEQLGGLAITPEHVTDAVRITDINLKTCTEEELIEFCGALVEISKPFRVVANKADFAPKELIEKLKGKEISFSSAAGELALKKAAEAGLVSYVAGDADFTINEPEKLNSAQNAGLEAIRKVMKEFGGTGVQQTINEIVFDLLDMIVVFPVEDENKFCDGNDRILPDAFLMKRGSTPHDLAYQVHSDIGDAFLYAVDAKTKMRIKESHELKSGDVIKIVSTKK from the coding sequence ATGATTAATTTAGCAATAGCCGGAAAACCAAACTGCGGCAAGTCAACATTTTTTGCCGCCGCAACTATGGCTCCTGCAGAGATTGCCAACTATCCGTTTACAACGATAGATGCAAATAACGCAGTTGCATATGTGCGCATAAACTGTGCATGCAAAGAGCTTGGAATTAAAAACTGCCCTGCCTGCAAAGACGGAGTCAGGTTTATACAGATTGGTTTAATAGATGTTGCAGGACTTGTTCCCGATGCCCATAAAGGACGCGGACTTGGAAACAAATTCTTAGATAACCTAAGAGAAGCAGATGCAATAATTCACATAATCGACGCAAGCGGTTCAACAGACGAAGAGGGAAATCCTGTTGATATGGGATCGCATGATCCCACAACTGACATCGGATTTGTTGAGTCTGAGATGAAAATGTGGGTTTATGGTCTGATTGAGAAGAACTGGAGTAAAATTCAGCGCTCGGCACAGCAAAAAACCTATTCAATCGAGGATGCTATTGCCGAACAGTTAGGCGGTCTTGCAATAACTCCTGAACATGTAACTGACGCAGTCAGAATAACGGACATAAATTTGAAAACATGTACAGAAGAAGAGTTAATTGAATTCTGCGGGGCTCTTGTGGAGATTTCAAAACCATTTAGAGTTGTTGCAAACAAAGCCGACTTCGCGCCAAAAGAGCTTATTGAGAAATTAAAGGGAAAAGAGATCTCTTTTTCAAGTGCCGCAGGGGAACTGGCACTTAAAAAAGCCGCAGAAGCAGGTCTTGTCAGTTATGTTGCAGGAGATGCGGATTTTACAATAAATGAACCTGAAAAATTAAACAGTGCCCAAAACGCAGGTCTTGAGGCTATAAGAAAAGTAATGAAGGAGTTTGGCGGCACCGGCGTTCAGCAGACGATAAACGAAATAGTCTTCGATCTTTTGGATATGATTGTAGTATTTCCGGTTGAAGACGAAAATAAGTTCTGTGACGGAAACGACAGGATTTTGCCTGATGCCTTTTTGATGAAGCGCGGTTCAACCCCGCACGATCTTGCATATCAGGTTCACTCGGATATTGGGGATGCATTTTTGTATGCAGTTGATGCAAAGACAAAGATGAGAATTAAAGAGAGCCACGAACTTAAATCAGGAGATGTTATAAAAATCGTCTCCACAAAAAAATAA